One window of Xanthomonas sp. 10-10 genomic DNA carries:
- a CDS encoding VirB3 family type IV secretion system protein produces MHKDVLFRGCTRPAMFLGVPYIPFFIGAGGGLMMGMYLNLWYLLTIPVFIFIMQQMAKRDEMIFRLLALRWLFRFRVRNLQRYSGMWVFSPNEYRKNPPGKP; encoded by the coding sequence ATGCATAAAGACGTGCTCTTTCGCGGGTGCACCCGCCCTGCAATGTTCTTGGGGGTTCCATACATCCCCTTTTTCATTGGCGCCGGTGGAGGCCTGATGATGGGCATGTATCTCAATCTGTGGTATCTCCTGACCATTCCTGTATTCATTTTTATAATGCAGCAGATGGCAAAGCGCGATGAGATGATTTTCAGGTTGCTGGCGTTGAGATGGTTATTTCGATTTCGCGTTCGTAATCTGCAGCGTTATTCAGGAATGTGGGTGTTTAGTCCAAACGAATATCGTAAAAATCCCCCCGGGAAGCCTTAG
- a CDS encoding VirB4 family type IV secretion/conjugal transfer ATPase, whose amino-acid sequence MFSPDSPISEFVSISTHVAPSVLKTTGGDYLLIWHLAGLPFVGRDEFELEQRHNTFNRLLQTLRAPDFANVAFWVHDVRRRRKIGNGSRFKQSFNQALSDEYYAALSSQKIMQNELYFSMIYRPVVTGRRLVEKSADPERLKSEEDQAVAKVIELATNVEAVLKDYSPYRLGMYEAKNGVVFSETLEFLGYLLNRIDEPVPVLQAPVQAYLPVSKHMFANKTGDFVIRTPDGINHFGAILNVKEYSDGTYPGILNGLKYLDFEYVVTHSFSPVGRHDALKVLERTKGMMISSGDKSSSQIRDLDVAMDDVASGNFVLGEYHFTIAIYADSQEKLARQIATTRAELSNAGFVSSKEDLAVASSFYAQLPGNWRFRTRIANLSSLNFLGLSPLHNFAQGKQNNNPWGECVTTLQTTNGQPYYFNFHATHPAENSLGEKAIANTMVIGKSGTGKTALINFLLSQVQKFDPIPTIFFFDKDRGAEIFVRACGGNYLALENGAPTGFNPFQCERNEANTQFLSELIKVLGGKVEYSSREEEDIFRAVEGMLDTPMHLRSMSNFRKSLPNMGDDGLYARLRRWTAGNSLGWVFDNPVDTVDLQRASIIGFDYTDVIDNAEVRVPVINYLLHRLESLIDGRPLIYVMDEFWKILDGKGGLKEFAKNKQKTIRKQNGMGIFATQSPEDALASDIAAALIEQTATMILLPNPNASRDDYMEGLKLTDAEYQVVVSLDERSRCFLVKQGHASAVCQLNLRGMDDALSVISSSTDNIEIMQQVLSRQANKLGVSVDQLTPEQWLEEFYANRKGSGRRKSSADKQAEDHA is encoded by the coding sequence ATGTTCAGCCCAGATAGTCCAATCAGTGAGTTTGTATCTATTTCGACACACGTGGCACCTTCGGTGCTGAAGACAACTGGTGGCGATTATCTTTTGATCTGGCATCTCGCCGGTTTGCCATTTGTCGGCAGGGATGAGTTCGAGCTTGAGCAACGGCATAACACCTTTAATCGGTTGTTGCAGACTTTACGTGCGCCTGATTTTGCCAACGTTGCGTTTTGGGTTCACGATGTCCGACGGCGTCGTAAGATCGGCAACGGCAGTCGCTTCAAGCAGTCGTTTAATCAGGCGTTGTCTGACGAGTACTATGCGGCACTGTCTTCGCAAAAGATCATGCAAAACGAGCTCTATTTCAGCATGATCTACCGTCCTGTAGTCACCGGGCGGCGCCTAGTAGAAAAATCAGCAGACCCTGAGCGGCTCAAGTCGGAAGAAGATCAAGCAGTGGCGAAAGTGATCGAGCTGGCCACGAATGTCGAGGCTGTGCTGAAAGATTATTCGCCTTATCGTTTGGGTATGTATGAGGCTAAAAATGGAGTTGTTTTTTCAGAGACTTTAGAGTTTCTAGGTTATCTGCTAAATAGAATTGACGAGCCCGTTCCGGTATTGCAGGCCCCGGTACAAGCGTATTTGCCTGTTAGTAAACATATGTTTGCAAACAAGACAGGTGATTTTGTCATCCGTACACCGGATGGGATTAATCATTTTGGTGCTATCTTGAACGTTAAGGAATATTCGGATGGTACATATCCGGGAATTCTGAATGGTTTAAAATATCTTGATTTTGAATATGTTGTAACCCATTCTTTTAGTCCGGTCGGTCGCCACGATGCACTTAAGGTGCTTGAGCGAACCAAAGGGATGATGATTTCGTCAGGTGACAAGTCTTCAAGCCAGATTCGTGATTTGGACGTGGCAATGGACGACGTTGCTTCGGGAAATTTCGTTCTGGGTGAATATCACTTCACTATTGCGATTTACGCTGATAGCCAGGAAAAGTTGGCACGGCAGATAGCAACGACCAGGGCCGAGTTGTCTAATGCAGGCTTTGTCTCATCTAAGGAAGATCTGGCGGTAGCATCCTCTTTCTATGCCCAGCTGCCGGGAAACTGGCGCTTCCGTACGCGTATCGCGAATCTCAGTTCTCTTAATTTCCTTGGGCTTTCTCCTCTGCATAACTTTGCCCAGGGGAAGCAGAACAATAATCCTTGGGGCGAATGCGTTACGACGCTGCAGACCACCAATGGTCAGCCTTACTACTTTAATTTTCATGCCACACATCCTGCAGAAAATTCTCTGGGTGAGAAAGCTATCGCCAATACGATGGTGATTGGAAAGTCCGGTACAGGTAAAACGGCGCTAATCAACTTTTTGTTGAGTCAAGTGCAAAAATTTGATCCTATACCCACGATATTTTTCTTCGACAAGGATCGTGGGGCCGAGATATTCGTGCGTGCTTGTGGAGGTAATTATCTGGCGCTTGAAAATGGCGCTCCCACTGGATTCAACCCTTTTCAATGCGAGAGAAACGAAGCGAATACGCAGTTTCTTTCAGAGCTCATCAAGGTGTTGGGCGGTAAGGTAGAATACAGCTCGCGCGAAGAGGAGGATATTTTTCGTGCTGTGGAGGGCATGTTGGACACTCCGATGCATCTGCGCAGCATGAGTAATTTCCGCAAAAGCCTGCCTAATATGGGGGACGATGGGCTTTATGCAAGACTGCGGCGCTGGACGGCAGGGAATTCGCTGGGCTGGGTGTTCGATAATCCAGTGGACACAGTCGATCTTCAAAGGGCCTCCATCATCGGCTTTGACTATACCGATGTGATTGATAATGCTGAAGTGCGTGTGCCAGTGATTAATTATTTACTGCATCGCCTGGAGTCTTTGATCGATGGGCGCCCGCTGATCTATGTTATGGATGAGTTCTGGAAAATTCTGGATGGCAAGGGTGGCTTGAAAGAGTTTGCAAAGAACAAGCAGAAGACCATCAGAAAGCAGAATGGCATGGGCATTTTTGCGACGCAGAGCCCTGAGGATGCGTTGGCCAGTGATATTGCGGCAGCTTTGATTGAGCAGACGGCGACAATGATATTGCTGCCTAACCCAAATGCCAGTCGTGACGATTACATGGAAGGGCTTAAGCTTACTGACGCGGAATATCAGGTGGTGGTGTCCCTTGATGAACGTTCGCGTTGCTTTTTAGTGAAGCAAGGTCATGCGTCCGCTGTATGTCAGCTCAATCTGCGTGGAATGGATGACGCGCTTTCAGTGATTTCGTCGTCGACTGATAATATTGAGATTATGCAGCAGGTTTTGTCGCGACAAGCCAACAAGCTTGGTGTTAGCGTCGATCAGTTGACGCCCGAGCAATGGTTGGAAGAGTTTTATGCAAACCGTAAAGGTTCCGGTAGACGGAAATCGAGTGCTGATAAGCAAGCGGAAGATCATGCCTAG
- a CDS encoding TonB-dependent receptor, whose protein sequence is MLKHKRSALSIALAVAMAPTLAAAQSATPAQATGTEQPASEQAAGGVTELDKVQVTGLRRAIEGAISVKRDSTSIVEAISAEDIGRLPDVSIAESLARLPGLAAQRVAGRAQVISVRGLSPDFSTTLLNGREVVSTGDNRSVEFDQYPSELVSGVTVYKTPDAGLVGQGLSGTVDMQTARPLSYNERVIAIGGRYQRNSLGKAANVDPYGNRFNVSYIDQFADRTIGLTIGYAHTDMPIQENQVGLYEPWQPVNAQRQRPGVADGVYFSDGIKALRRTGNQKRDGVMATLQYRPSNAWTSTLDAFHTEAEQIDTANQFELNLSNYNGGYTPGLNITDVRVNDNGSFIGGTASGVYPLVRGMYNKREDKIEAFGWNNEITAGAVKIVGDLNYSKATRDELNLENNLQRAPMPQLDTVGVSVAGNGFSQLAPGMNYSNPDELFLTNTIYGSGYGKVPRVEDVLKGARLQASFPMPEALSWFSDLDVGVNYANREKQKTQPEGNITLGAQGEATVAADLQYAPVNLGFAGLGSLPAWNVPAAVSRYMLFNPSDDASFLVSKAWTVEEKITTAWLRANIDTEWGEVGVRGNIGVQLQSADQSSQANYWDASQPPGSEVRPIDDGKKYRDWLPSLNLAFQFPYEQTLRFAMAKQVARPRVDQLRASLEFGVDTSTGRPGASGGNPMLDPWRANAIDLSYEKYFAERAYVAAAFFYKDLKSYIYTQSRDNYDFSALVAGYVPPPGSAPVLTTGTFSAPFNGKGGTLRGVELTASLPLDLLFAPLEGFGIQASATFNDSDVKIRDPESASSVGDGEISLPGLSERVYNLTAYYEHKGFEARVSQRRRSDFIGEIGNFNGNRTLRYVVGENITDAQISYNFSDNSSLTGLTLLLQASNLSNSPYRTYAETKDRPLEYIEWGRTFVLGVNYKF, encoded by the coding sequence ATGTTGAAGCACAAGCGCTCCGCGCTGAGTATCGCCCTGGCCGTTGCCATGGCACCGACGCTGGCTGCCGCGCAATCGGCAACGCCTGCACAAGCCACCGGCACCGAACAACCCGCGTCCGAGCAAGCAGCCGGCGGAGTCACCGAGTTGGACAAGGTCCAGGTCACCGGCCTGCGCCGCGCGATCGAAGGCGCCATCTCGGTCAAGCGTGATTCCACCTCGATCGTGGAAGCCATTTCGGCCGAAGACATCGGCCGCCTGCCCGACGTCAGCATCGCCGAATCGCTTGCGCGCCTGCCTGGCCTGGCCGCGCAGCGGGTGGCCGGTCGCGCGCAGGTGATCAGCGTACGCGGCCTGTCGCCGGACTTTTCCACCACCCTGCTCAATGGCCGCGAAGTGGTCAGCACCGGCGATAACCGCAGCGTGGAATTCGACCAGTATCCGTCCGAGCTGGTCAGCGGCGTCACCGTCTACAAGACCCCGGACGCCGGCCTGGTCGGCCAGGGCCTGTCCGGCACCGTCGACATGCAGACCGCACGCCCGCTCAGCTACAACGAGCGGGTGATCGCCATCGGCGGCCGTTACCAGCGCAATTCGCTGGGCAAGGCCGCCAATGTCGACCCCTACGGCAACCGCTTCAATGTCAGCTACATCGACCAGTTCGCCGACCGCACCATCGGCCTGACCATCGGCTACGCCCACACCGACATGCCGATCCAGGAGAACCAGGTGGGTTTGTACGAACCCTGGCAGCCGGTCAACGCACAGCGCCAGCGCCCCGGCGTCGCCGATGGCGTGTATTTCTCCGACGGTATCAAGGCGCTGCGACGCACCGGCAACCAGAAGCGCGATGGCGTCATGGCCACGCTGCAGTATCGCCCGTCCAATGCCTGGACCAGCACGCTCGATGCCTTCCATACCGAGGCCGAGCAGATCGACACGGCCAACCAGTTCGAGCTCAACCTGAGCAACTACAACGGCGGCTATACGCCGGGCCTGAACATCACCGATGTGCGCGTCAACGACAACGGCAGCTTCATCGGCGGCACCGCCAGCGGCGTCTATCCGCTGGTGCGCGGCATGTACAACAAGCGCGAAGACAAGATCGAAGCATTTGGCTGGAACAACGAAATCACTGCCGGTGCGGTCAAGATCGTTGGCGACCTGAACTACTCCAAGGCCACGCGCGACGAACTGAACCTGGAAAACAACCTCCAGCGGGCGCCCATGCCGCAACTGGACACGGTGGGAGTGTCGGTCGCCGGCAACGGCTTCTCGCAGCTGGCGCCGGGCATGAATTATTCCAATCCGGACGAGCTGTTCCTCACCAACACCATCTACGGCTCCGGCTACGGCAAGGTGCCACGCGTGGAAGACGTGCTGAAGGGCGCGCGCCTGCAGGCAAGCTTCCCCATGCCCGAAGCGCTGAGCTGGTTTTCCGATCTGGACGTGGGCGTCAACTACGCCAATCGCGAAAAACAGAAGACCCAGCCGGAAGGCAACATCACGCTGGGCGCGCAGGGCGAAGCCACGGTGGCGGCGGATCTGCAATACGCCCCGGTCAATCTCGGCTTTGCCGGTCTCGGATCTCTGCCTGCCTGGAACGTACCGGCCGCAGTATCGCGCTACATGCTATTCAACCCCAGCGACGATGCCTCGTTCCTGGTGTCCAAGGCCTGGACGGTCGAAGAGAAGATCACCACCGCCTGGCTACGCGCCAACATCGATACCGAATGGGGCGAAGTGGGTGTTCGCGGCAATATCGGCGTGCAGCTGCAGAGCGCCGACCAATCCTCGCAAGCCAATTACTGGGATGCCTCGCAACCGCCTGGCAGCGAAGTGCGCCCGATCGACGACGGCAAGAAGTACCGCGACTGGTTGCCCAGCCTGAATCTGGCCTTCCAGTTCCCGTACGAGCAGACGCTGCGCTTTGCGATGGCCAAACAGGTCGCACGCCCGCGAGTGGACCAGCTACGCGCCTCGCTGGAGTTCGGCGTGGACACCTCCACCGGCCGGCCAGGCGCAAGCGGCGGCAACCCGATGCTCGACCCCTGGCGTGCAAACGCCATCGACCTCTCGTACGAAAAATATTTCGCCGAGCGCGCCTATGTGGCAGCTGCGTTCTTCTACAAGGACCTGAAGAGCTACATCTACACCCAGAGCCGCGACAACTACGACTTCTCCGCACTGGTTGCCGGCTACGTGCCGCCGCCGGGCTCGGCGCCGGTGCTCACCACCGGCACCTTCAGCGCACCGTTCAATGGCAAGGGCGGCACGTTGCGCGGCGTCGAGCTCACTGCATCGCTGCCCCTGGACCTGCTGTTCGCACCGCTGGAAGGCTTCGGCATCCAGGCCAGCGCCACCTTCAACGACAGCGACGTCAAGATCCGCGACCCGGAAAGCGCCTCCAGCGTGGGCGATGGCGAAATCAGCCTGCCCGGCCTGTCCGAACGCGTGTACAACCTCACCGCGTATTACGAGCACAAGGGCTTCGAAGCGCGCGTCAGCCAACGTCGCCGCTCGGACTTCATCGGCGAGATCGGCAACTTCAACGGCAACCGCACCCTGCGCTACGTGGTCGGCGAAAACATCACCGACGCGCAGATCAGCTACAACTTCAGCGACAACAGCAGCCTGACCGGCCTGACCCTGCTGCTGCAGGCCAGCAACCTCAGCAACTCGCCGTATCGCACCTATGCAGAAACCAAGGACCGCCCGCTCGAATACATCGAATGGGGCCGCACCTTCGTGCTGGGTGTGAACTACAAGTTCTGA
- a CDS encoding TrbI/VirB10 family protein has product MNSNPPNNSDERIPGEMDAQSRSEHDEHGSNPYFARHRSAESPDLDANEPVLQSNDMKRLNRKALMFLAGIALLLVLAIFWLVSRNSEKPEVVKPRAETVIAPALPQNLGAPTAPEPVPLVQQQSPLALPSEPPEYNDAPPPVVAPERERGPTLLERRILAEQGADADLRPASGASAARTPEDQLDKQITLAKPISNPDGLLVRGTYIRCILETRIISDFDGFTSCIVTEPVYSINGHKLLLPKGSKMLGQYAAKEPTSPRMQVVWDRITTPTGIDVMLEGPGIDNLGSAGHPGQYDAHWGNKIASALFISMLSDAFKYAAAEYGPQTTTVGVGSGVITQQPFESNTARSIQDIAEQAVAKSGRRPSTVTINQGTVLNVYVAKDVDFSAVLPK; this is encoded by the coding sequence GTGAACTCAAACCCTCCAAATAATTCTGATGAGCGCATTCCCGGAGAAATGGATGCGCAGTCGCGTTCTGAACACGACGAGCATGGCAGTAATCCCTATTTTGCACGTCATCGGTCCGCCGAATCCCCAGACCTAGATGCAAACGAACCTGTTTTGCAATCTAATGACATGAAGCGGCTTAATCGCAAAGCTTTGATGTTCTTGGCTGGCATCGCGTTGCTCCTAGTACTCGCCATTTTTTGGCTGGTATCGCGTAACTCAGAAAAACCAGAAGTGGTGAAGCCTCGCGCAGAAACCGTTATTGCGCCAGCTCTGCCTCAAAACTTGGGTGCACCAACCGCGCCAGAACCAGTGCCGCTCGTCCAGCAGCAGAGTCCGCTGGCGCTCCCGAGTGAGCCGCCTGAGTATAACGATGCCCCCCCTCCTGTTGTCGCTCCTGAGCGGGAACGTGGTCCCACGCTTCTGGAGCGGCGCATTCTTGCAGAACAGGGTGCTGATGCTGATTTGCGACCTGCAAGCGGTGCTAGCGCTGCAAGAACTCCTGAAGATCAACTAGATAAGCAAATTACGCTGGCAAAGCCGATTAGTAATCCCGATGGTCTGCTTGTCCGAGGGACATATATTCGTTGCATACTGGAAACCCGCATCATCAGTGACTTTGATGGCTTTACGTCCTGCATTGTTACCGAGCCTGTTTATTCAATAAACGGCCATAAACTCCTGCTGCCGAAGGGGTCAAAGATGTTGGGCCAATATGCTGCCAAGGAGCCGACTTCGCCTCGCATGCAGGTGGTTTGGGATCGTATCACAACGCCCACGGGTATTGATGTAATGCTGGAGGGGCCAGGCATCGATAACCTTGGCAGCGCGGGGCATCCGGGCCAATATGATGCACATTGGGGAAATAAAATAGCCTCTGCGTTGTTCATTAGTATGCTGAGTGATGCATTTAAATATGCTGCGGCAGAATACGGCCCCCAGACGACAACGGTCGGAGTAGGTAGCGGAGTGATCACTCAGCAGCCATTCGAGAGTAATACTGCGCGCAGCATTCAGGATATTGCCGAGCAAGCAGTGGCAAAATCCGGCCGTCGTCCATCGACGGTGACAATCAATCAGGGCACCGTACTGAATGTGTATGTGGCCAAAGATGTTGATTTTTCGGCTGTGCTGCCAAAGTGA
- the virB11 gene encoding P-type DNA transfer ATPase VirB11, with the protein MTIEDSPLAKISNDFLDYQYSVLGILDYLNSPEVTEICINRPGELYLETINGWQRVDVPSLTFDRARQFCTAVVNESNTGQRITDADPVVSLTFPTGQRAQFVIPPACDAGKVSITIRLPSKHTKTLEQYKHDGFFDQVLEQAADVSDQDRELLELRRNRDYSEFFKKSVLYKKNVVVAGATGSGKTTFMKALVNHIPNEERLVTIEDARELFISQPNSVHLLYSKGGQSASNVTAKSCMEACLRMKPDRIILAELRGDESFYFIRNCASGHPGSITSCHAGSVEQTWDQLALMVKASNEGSGLEFEVIKRLLRMTIDIVVHIKAHAGRRYITGIDFDPIRTLRGG; encoded by the coding sequence GTGACGATTGAAGACTCACCACTCGCAAAAATCTCGAATGATTTTCTGGATTATCAGTATTCCGTCTTGGGAATTTTGGATTACTTGAACTCTCCGGAGGTCACTGAAATTTGCATCAATCGTCCGGGCGAGCTGTATCTCGAGACCATCAATGGCTGGCAGCGTGTAGATGTGCCTTCACTGACATTTGATCGTGCAAGGCAGTTCTGCACTGCGGTTGTTAATGAAAGCAACACCGGTCAGCGGATCACGGACGCTGACCCTGTTGTTTCATTGACTTTTCCAACGGGGCAGCGTGCGCAATTTGTAATTCCACCTGCTTGTGACGCTGGAAAAGTTTCGATTACCATCCGTCTGCCCTCAAAGCACACCAAGACTTTGGAGCAATACAAACACGATGGATTTTTTGATCAAGTACTAGAGCAGGCTGCTGACGTTAGCGATCAAGATCGCGAATTGCTGGAGCTACGCCGTAACAGAGATTACTCTGAGTTTTTCAAAAAATCTGTTCTCTACAAGAAAAATGTTGTTGTTGCGGGCGCGACAGGCAGTGGTAAAACCACGTTCATGAAGGCTCTCGTTAACCACATTCCAAATGAAGAGAGACTTGTTACCATTGAGGACGCAAGAGAACTTTTCATAAGTCAGCCTAACTCCGTTCATCTCTTATATTCTAAGGGCGGGCAGAGCGCGAGTAACGTGACAGCTAAAAGCTGCATGGAGGCCTGCCTTCGAATGAAGCCCGATCGAATCATATTAGCTGAGTTGCGAGGCGATGAATCGTTCTATTTTATTCGTAATTGTGCGTCTGGCCACCCTGGCTCAATCACCAGTTGCCATGCTGGTAGCGTTGAGCAAACCTGGGACCAACTTGCGCTTATGGTCAAAGCCTCTAACGAAGGTTCTGGGTTAGAATTTGAAGTGATAAAACGTCTGCTGCGTATGACCATTGATATAGTAGTGCATATCAAAGCGCATGCGGGACGGCGCTACATCACTGGTATTGACTTTGATCCAATTCGAACCTTGCGTGGTGGTTGA
- a CDS encoding TrbC/VirB2 family protein has protein sequence MQMMNNKQLVADAKMVGIQALKALVFTSALFVAGGAGAQVGDLAKTDEKVCGFLDNVNSLLTMGSVAVVTIAVIVAGYQIAFAHKRISEVSPILIGGVLIGAAGQIANMVIGKRDSQCQGESAMALLQALHHYA, from the coding sequence ATGCAAATGATGAATAACAAGCAGTTGGTCGCCGACGCTAAGATGGTCGGTATTCAGGCATTGAAAGCTTTGGTTTTCACTTCAGCTCTATTCGTTGCCGGTGGCGCCGGTGCGCAAGTAGGCGATCTGGCAAAGACTGACGAAAAAGTCTGTGGATTTCTCGATAATGTAAATTCGCTGCTCACCATGGGTTCTGTAGCTGTCGTAACGATCGCCGTGATTGTGGCCGGTTACCAGATCGCGTTTGCTCATAAGCGAATTTCGGAAGTCTCTCCAATTCTTATCGGCGGTGTCTTGATTGGCGCTGCGGGACAGATTGCTAACATGGTTATCGGTAAGCGCGACAGCCAGTGCCAGGGTGAATCGGCAATGGCGCTACTCCAAGCGCTGCATCATTATGCATAA
- a CDS encoding alpha-amylase family glycosyl hydrolase has product MSQTPWWRGAVIYQIYPRSFLDSNGDGVGDLPGIIAKLDYIAGLGVDAIWISPFFKSPMADFGYDIADYRAVDPLFGTLEDFDRLLDKAHALGLKVMIDQVLSHTSIEHAWFQESRQDKTNAKADWYVWADPREDGTPPNNWLSIFGGVAWQWEPRREQYYLHNFLVDQPDLNFHNTDVQQATLDNVRFWLDRGVDGFRLDAINFCFHDAQLRDNPAKPADKRVGRGFSADNPYAYQYHYFNNTQPENLPFLERLRALLDRYPNSVSLGEISSEDSLVTTAEYTAKGRLHMGYSFELLVQDYSAAYIRETVSRLEATMLEGWPCWAISNHDVVRAVTRWGGEDASPALARMVVALLCSLRGSVCLYQGEELGLGEADVVFEDLQDPYGITFWPTFKGRDGCRTPMPWTDAPSAGFTSGKPWLPLAEPHRLAAVSVQQGDAQSVLSAVRAFLAWRRRMPALCEGAITFYDTAEPVLMFRREHAGQVMLLAFNLSSAVAEIALPEGAWVQLDVPGVERGVIEDGRVSLPGHAVVCATGEGR; this is encoded by the coding sequence ATGTCGCAGACACCATGGTGGCGCGGGGCCGTCATCTATCAGATCTATCCGCGGAGTTTTCTGGATTCCAATGGCGACGGGGTGGGCGATCTGCCGGGCATCATCGCCAAGCTCGACTACATCGCCGGCTTGGGCGTGGATGCGATCTGGATCTCGCCGTTCTTCAAGTCACCGATGGCCGATTTCGGCTATGACATCGCGGACTACCGGGCGGTGGATCCGCTGTTCGGCACGCTGGAAGATTTCGATCGCCTGCTTGACAAGGCGCATGCGCTCGGGCTGAAGGTGATGATCGACCAGGTGCTGAGCCATACCTCGATCGAACATGCGTGGTTTCAGGAGAGCCGGCAGGACAAGACCAACGCAAAGGCGGACTGGTACGTGTGGGCCGATCCGCGCGAGGACGGCACGCCGCCCAATAATTGGCTATCGATCTTCGGCGGGGTGGCGTGGCAGTGGGAGCCGCGGCGCGAGCAGTACTACCTGCATAACTTTTTGGTGGATCAGCCGGATCTCAATTTCCACAACACCGATGTGCAGCAGGCGACCCTGGACAATGTGCGGTTCTGGCTGGATCGCGGGGTCGATGGCTTCCGTCTGGATGCGATCAACTTCTGCTTCCACGATGCGCAGCTGCGCGACAACCCGGCCAAGCCGGCAGACAAGCGGGTGGGGCGTGGCTTCAGTGCGGACAATCCGTACGCGTACCAATACCACTACTTCAACAACACGCAGCCGGAAAATCTGCCGTTCCTGGAGCGCCTGCGCGCGTTGCTCGATCGCTATCCGAATTCGGTGAGCCTGGGCGAGATTTCTTCAGAAGATTCGCTGGTGACCACGGCCGAGTACACCGCCAAGGGCCGTTTGCACATGGGCTACAGCTTCGAGCTGTTGGTGCAGGATTACAGCGCTGCGTATATTCGTGAGACGGTCAGCCGGCTCGAGGCGACCATGCTGGAAGGCTGGCCGTGCTGGGCGATTTCCAATCATGACGTGGTGCGTGCGGTGACGCGTTGGGGCGGCGAAGATGCGTCGCCCGCATTGGCGCGGATGGTGGTGGCGCTGCTGTGTTCGCTGCGTGGTTCGGTCTGCCTGTACCAGGGCGAGGAGCTTGGGCTGGGCGAGGCGGATGTGGTGTTCGAGGATCTGCAGGATCCATATGGCATCACGTTCTGGCCAACCTTCAAGGGGCGCGACGGGTGCCGCACGCCGATGCCGTGGACCGATGCGCCGTCAGCGGGTTTCACCAGTGGCAAGCCTTGGCTGCCGTTGGCCGAGCCGCATCGCCTGGCCGCGGTAAGTGTGCAGCAGGGCGATGCGCAGTCGGTGTTGAGCGCGGTGCGTGCGTTTCTTGCCTGGCGCAGGCGCATGCCGGCCTTGTGCGAAGGAGCGATTACGTTCTACGACACCGCCGAGCCGGTGCTGATGTTTCGTCGTGAGCATGCAGGCCAGGTCATGCTGTTGGCCTTCAATTTGTCGTCCGCTGTTGCCGAGATTGCGCTGCCTGAAGGCGCATGGGTACAGCTCGATGTCCCGGGGGTGGAGCGGGGCGTGATCGAGGATGGACGCGTGAGCTTGCCTGGGCACGCGGTGGTGTGCGCCACGGGCGAGGGCCGATAG
- a CDS encoding TrbG/VirB9 family P-type conjugative transfer protein — protein sequence MKLFSRYKMALLALLPLGLCAFPVAAQVVQEYEYESDRIYQVRTGLGITTQIELSPNEKILDYSTGFTGGWELTRRENVFYLKPKNVDVDTNMMIRTATHSYILELKVVATDWQRLEQAKQAGVQYKIVFTYPKDTSFNGAEDLIAAKDGPQLNAKILKDRRYYYDYDYSTRTKKSWLIPSRVYDDGKFTYINMDLTRFPTGNFPAVFGREKEHSEDFLVNTTVEGNTLIVHGTYPYLVVRHGSNVVGLRRNKQK from the coding sequence ATGAAACTCTTTAGCCGATACAAAATGGCGCTACTAGCGTTGCTTCCTCTTGGGTTATGCGCCTTCCCTGTCGCTGCGCAGGTGGTACAAGAATATGAGTATGAGTCGGATCGAATATACCAAGTTCGTACGGGTCTGGGTATTACTACCCAGATTGAACTCAGCCCCAATGAGAAAATCCTCGATTACAGTACGGGTTTTACTGGTGGATGGGAGCTGACGCGTCGCGAAAATGTTTTTTACTTAAAGCCGAAGAATGTCGATGTCGATACGAATATGATGATTCGTACCGCAACCCATTCATACATTCTGGAGCTGAAGGTCGTCGCAACTGATTGGCAGCGCCTGGAACAAGCCAAACAGGCCGGTGTTCAGTACAAAATTGTCTTCACTTATCCCAAGGACACGAGCTTCAATGGTGCCGAGGATCTGATTGCTGCAAAAGATGGGCCGCAGTTGAATGCAAAGATCCTCAAGGATCGTCGTTATTATTATGATTACGACTATTCGACGCGCACTAAGAAATCGTGGTTGATCCCGAGTCGGGTGTATGACGACGGCAAGTTTACCTACATAAATATGGATTTGACGCGTTTTCCTACCGGAAATTTTCCGGCAGTCTTTGGCCGCGAGAAAGAGCATAGTGAGGATTTCTTGGTCAACACGACGGTTGAGGGGAATACATTGATCGTGCACGGCACCTACCCATATCTGGTAGTGCGCCACGGGAGCAATGTGGTAGGTCTGCGAAGGAATAAGCAAAAGTGA